Proteins encoded in a region of the Mycolicibacterium chitae genome:
- a CDS encoding SDR family oxidoreductase: MGTYAVTGSASGMGQQAAQKLRAAGHTVIGVDLAGAEVVADLSTPAGRTAAAAEVLAAAGGRLDGAVLAAGVGPIPGPGKARIIFEVNYFGVTELLEAWRPALARGAAGGTSTKVVVISSNSTTTIPLVPRRAVRALLGGDAERAARAVRLFGANAPSIAYGASKIAVSRWVRRRAVTGPWAGEGIRLNALAPGAILTPLLEKQLATPKEAKNIRAFPVPVGGFGAPDQLADWMVFMLSDAADFLCGSVIFVDGGSDAYFRADDWPTRPTLAGTPRYLWRFARAAVKNRDSRR; the protein is encoded by the coding sequence GTGGGTACCTACGCGGTGACCGGCAGCGCGTCCGGGATGGGGCAGCAGGCCGCGCAGAAGTTGCGCGCCGCCGGACACACCGTGATCGGAGTGGACCTGGCTGGGGCCGAGGTGGTCGCCGACCTGTCCACCCCGGCGGGCCGGACTGCGGCCGCCGCCGAGGTGCTGGCCGCCGCCGGGGGCCGCCTCGACGGTGCGGTGCTGGCGGCCGGGGTGGGACCCATCCCGGGGCCGGGAAAAGCCCGGATCATCTTCGAGGTCAACTACTTCGGGGTCACCGAACTGCTCGAGGCGTGGCGACCGGCGCTGGCGCGCGGTGCCGCCGGCGGGACGTCGACCAAGGTCGTGGTGATCTCGAGCAACTCGACCACCACCATCCCGCTGGTGCCGCGGCGGGCGGTGCGCGCCCTGCTGGGCGGGGACGCCGAGCGCGCCGCGCGTGCGGTGCGCCTGTTCGGGGCCAACGCGCCGTCAATAGCCTACGGCGCCTCGAAGATCGCGGTGTCGCGGTGGGTGCGTCGCCGGGCCGTGACGGGCCCGTGGGCGGGCGAGGGCATCCGGCTCAACGCGCTGGCGCCGGGTGCGATCCTGACCCCGCTGCTGGAGAAGCAATTGGCCACGCCCAAGGAGGCGAAGAACATCCGGGCCTTCCCGGTACCGGTGGGTGGTTTCGGGGCGCCGGATCAGTTGGCCGACTGGATGGTGTTCATGCTGTCGGACGCCGCGGACTTTCTCTGCGGCAGCGTGATCTTCGTCGACGGCGGATCGGACGCCTACTTCCGCGCCGACGACTGGCCCACCCGGCCGACGCTGGCCGGGACCCCGCGCTATCTGTGGCGGTTCGCCCGCGCCGCGGTCAAGAACCGCGATTCCCGCAGGTAA
- a CDS encoding SDR family NAD(P)-dependent oxidoreductase, with product MTERTPVAVVTGASRGAGHGIAAALAGRGWRVYGTGRTITEAPPGGVAVALDHRDDDAVAALFERVGSESGGLDLLVNNAAAIADELVSPKPFWEKPLALADVLDVGLRSAYVAAWHAAPLLVRRDRGLIVFTSSPGSACYMHGPAYGAQKAGVDKLAADMAVDFADTTVSTVSIWMGILLTAKLRGAFGGNAEALAEFAEHAETPEFTGRLIDALYRDPALAELSGHTVIGAELAQRYGITDEGGRRPPSHREMLGAPRPPSSVVVR from the coding sequence ATGACCGAGAGGACGCCGGTCGCGGTGGTCACGGGGGCGAGTCGGGGCGCCGGCCACGGTATCGCCGCCGCGCTGGCCGGGCGTGGCTGGCGCGTCTACGGCACCGGCCGCACCATCACCGAGGCCCCACCGGGCGGCGTGGCCGTGGCGCTGGATCACCGCGACGACGACGCGGTGGCCGCGCTGTTCGAACGGGTCGGATCCGAGTCCGGCGGGTTGGATCTGCTGGTCAACAACGCCGCGGCCATCGCCGATGAGTTGGTGAGCCCGAAACCGTTCTGGGAGAAGCCGCTTGCGCTGGCCGATGTCCTCGACGTGGGCCTGCGCTCGGCCTATGTGGCGGCCTGGCACGCGGCACCGCTGCTGGTGCGTCGGGATCGAGGCCTGATCGTGTTCACGTCCTCGCCGGGGTCGGCGTGCTATATGCATGGTCCCGCCTACGGGGCCCAGAAGGCCGGCGTCGACAAGCTGGCCGCGGACATGGCCGTCGACTTCGCCGATACGACGGTGAGCACGGTGTCGATCTGGATGGGGATCCTGCTCACCGCGAAGCTCCGCGGCGCCTTCGGCGGGAACGCCGAGGCCCTGGCCGAGTTCGCCGAGCACGCCGAGACCCCGGAGTTCACCGGGCGCCTGATCGACGCGCTGTACCGGGATCCGGCGTTGGCCGAACTCAGCGGGCACACCGTGATCGGGGCGGAACTGGCGCAGCGGTACGGCATCACCGACGAGGGTGGGCGCCGCCCGCCGTCGCACCGGGAGATGCTCGGTGCGCCGAGGCCGCCGAGCAGCGTCGTCGTCCGCTAG
- a CDS encoding NAD-dependent epimerase/dehydratase family protein, with the protein MHIAVTGGTGYVGAHIVAELLAAGHDVKLLVEPQWSNDALLAHLRGAGTLELVRGDLRTPDAVAGLLDGCDAVLHGAGVVGTDDSREALMWDINAYASERIMRRGVELNLDPIVLVSSYSALFPPPGPVITPDSPTADGKSAYARTKSYADRVARELQRDGAPVVVTYPSSVVGPALHTAPGITEQGWETIVRYRVAPKVGDAGMQMVDVRDVALVHERLMRPGRGPKRYLCGGQLLTFDQMIAAVERGSGRKVRRIPMSPAMFRGIGRLADLTASVLPLGSGFSHEAAALITAAIPMDDAETLRELAISWRSPVEAILASFATGSAR; encoded by the coding sequence ATGCACATTGCGGTAACGGGCGGGACCGGCTATGTCGGCGCCCATATTGTGGCCGAACTGCTGGCCGCCGGTCACGACGTGAAACTCCTGGTGGAGCCGCAGTGGTCCAACGACGCGCTGCTGGCGCACCTGCGTGGGGCCGGGACGCTGGAACTGGTGCGCGGGGATCTGCGCACCCCCGACGCGGTGGCCGGGTTGCTCGACGGCTGTGACGCGGTGCTGCACGGCGCCGGGGTGGTGGGCACCGACGACAGCCGCGAGGCGTTGATGTGGGACATCAACGCCTACGCCAGCGAACGCATCATGCGCCGCGGCGTCGAGTTGAACCTCGATCCGATCGTGCTGGTGTCCAGCTACAGCGCGCTGTTCCCGCCCCCGGGGCCGGTGATCACCCCGGATTCGCCGACCGCCGACGGGAAGTCGGCCTATGCGCGGACCAAGTCCTATGCCGATCGGGTGGCGCGGGAGCTGCAGCGCGACGGGGCGCCGGTGGTGGTGACCTACCCGTCGAGCGTGGTCGGTCCGGCGCTGCACACCGCCCCCGGCATCACCGAGCAGGGCTGGGAAACCATCGTGCGGTACCGGGTCGCCCCCAAGGTGGGCGACGCCGGCATGCAGATGGTCGACGTCCGCGACGTGGCGCTGGTGCACGAGCGCCTGATGCGGCCCGGGCGCGGCCCCAAGCGCTACCTGTGTGGCGGGCAGCTGCTCACCTTCGATCAGATGATCGCCGCGGTCGAGCGCGGTTCGGGCCGCAAGGTCCGCCGAATCCCGATGAGCCCGGCGATGTTTCGGGGTATCGGGCGGCTCGCGGACCTCACGGCCTCGGTGCTGCCGCTCGGCAGCGGGTTCAGTCACGAGGCCGCCGCGCTGATCACCGCGGCGATCCCGATGGACGACGCCGAGACCTTGCGCGAGTTGGCGATCAGCTGGCGCTCACCGGTCGAGGCCATCCTCGCCTCGTTCGCCACCGGATCCGCGCGGTGA
- a CDS encoding FadR/GntR family transcriptional regulator, which translates to MPDPGPAGGRRAAQVARLIEADIIRRNWPLGESLGSEAHLQEQYGVSRSVLREAVRLVEHHQVARMRRGPGGGLIVTTPDAAPATRAMVIYLEYVGTTIDELFDARLLLEPLAAGLAAERVDEAEITALRTALAATAEQPERGELHITLAEAAGNPVLALFVEVLTRLTARYARGTGAPTAEARRGLRADHGAIVEAVAAGDVTRAKTLTEDHVRAVTEWLRAQPRRGGHRVAEPAAAARGKRAESVAAAIHEDIAADGWRTGTVFGGEGDLLQRYGVSRSILREAVRLLEYHTVARMRRGPGGGLIVTEPQPEAAVDTIALYLDYRRPSRADLSLVREAIEVDNVAAVVARRDDPDVAAFLARRHDVPPQGVPVDDPRAAGWTDLEFHAELADLAGNRVLDIFLRIIVELFGRHWTPTMHPMPGAADATEMYRAHGRIIEAIRDGDDSMAKHRSRRHLEALSTWWV; encoded by the coding sequence GTGCCGGACCCCGGTCCTGCCGGCGGTCGCCGGGCCGCTCAGGTCGCGCGCCTCATCGAGGCGGATATCATCCGCCGGAACTGGCCGCTCGGTGAGTCGCTGGGTTCCGAGGCGCACCTGCAGGAGCAGTACGGCGTCAGCCGGTCGGTGCTGCGGGAGGCGGTGCGCCTCGTCGAGCACCACCAGGTGGCCCGGATGCGCCGCGGGCCCGGTGGCGGGCTGATCGTCACGACCCCCGACGCCGCCCCGGCGACCCGGGCCATGGTCATCTACCTGGAGTACGTCGGCACCACCATCGACGAACTGTTCGACGCGCGGCTCCTGCTGGAACCGCTGGCCGCCGGGCTGGCCGCCGAGCGCGTCGACGAGGCCGAAATCACGGCGCTGCGAACGGCTCTGGCCGCCACCGCCGAGCAACCCGAGCGCGGCGAACTGCACATCACCCTCGCGGAGGCGGCCGGCAACCCGGTGCTGGCGCTGTTCGTCGAGGTGCTCACCCGCTTGACCGCCCGCTACGCGCGCGGCACGGGCGCCCCGACGGCCGAGGCGCGCCGCGGGCTGCGGGCCGACCACGGGGCCATCGTGGAGGCCGTCGCCGCCGGCGATGTCACCCGCGCCAAGACCCTGACCGAGGACCACGTCCGCGCCGTCACCGAATGGCTGCGCGCCCAACCCCGACGCGGCGGCCACCGGGTCGCCGAACCGGCGGCGGCCGCCCGGGGCAAGCGCGCCGAGTCGGTGGCCGCGGCGATCCACGAGGACATCGCCGCCGATGGCTGGCGCACCGGGACAGTGTTCGGCGGCGAGGGAGATCTGCTGCAGCGTTACGGGGTGTCCAGATCGATTCTGCGCGAGGCGGTTCGGCTGCTGGAGTACCACACCGTGGCCCGAATGCGACGCGGGCCGGGCGGCGGGCTGATCGTCACCGAACCGCAGCCGGAGGCCGCCGTCGACACCATCGCGCTCTATCTCGACTATCGGCGGCCCAGCCGCGCGGACCTGTCGCTGGTGCGGGAGGCCATCGAGGTCGACAACGTCGCCGCGGTGGTGGCCCGGCGCGACGATCCCGACGTGGCCGCCTTTCTGGCCCGCCGCCACGACGTACCGCCCCAGGGCGTGCCGGTCGACGATCCCCGCGCAGCGGGCTGGACGGACCTCGAATTCCACGCCGAACTGGCCGATTTGGCGGGCAACCGGGTGCTCGACATCTTCCTGCGGATCATCGTCGAATTGTTCGGCCGGCATTGGACACCCACCATGCACCCGATGCCGGGGGCCGCCGACGCCACCGAGATGTACCGCGCGCACGGCCGCATCATCGAGGCCATCCGCGACGGCGACGACAGCATGGCCAAACATCGGTCGCGGCGACACCTGGAGGCACTGTCCACCTGGTGGGTGTAG
- a CDS encoding acyl-CoA dehydrogenase, whose translation MGIALTDDHRELAGVARGFLTAQKARAAARELLDAPEEARPAFWSELADLGWLGLHIGEEHGGSGFGLPELVVVIEELGRAVAPGPFVPTVVASAVIDRAGSAEQKARLLPGLIDGSVTAAVGLGGAVTVEGTTAQGNAGVVLGAGLADLLLLVAGDDVLIVERDRAGVDVEVPDNLDPTRRSGRVRLEGVSVGAEDILTGARGAALAHARALFAAEAVGGAGDCVDSAVEYAKVRQQFGRTIATFQAVKHHCANMAVAAESAVALVWDAARAQQDSEQEFALMAAASAVSAFAAYVRNAELNIQVHGGIGFTWEHDAHLHLRRAMTLRAALGGDAPSADVFDLTADGVRRANSLDLPAEAEELRVSVRADAAELAKLDEADRLDRLIATGYVMPHWPKPWGRAADAVEQLVIDEEFRAAGVKGPDYGITGWVILTLIQHGTDSQIERFVEKALRRDEIWCQLFSEPDAGSDAAAVKTRAVRVDGGWKINGQKVWTSGAHYCRRGLATVRTDPDVPKHAGITTVIIDMKAPGVEVRPLRMISGGSEFNEVFFNDVFVPDEDVVGEPNTGWTVARATLGNERVSIGGGAGIAGIKPETVIPMVTEYGDRVAGAKIRAGNYLADDHAIRLLNLRRAVRSIEGAGPGPEGNITKLKLAEHMGEYAGIAGALSGADLALLDGPTALVAQLAMGARGMAIAGGTSEVTRNQIAERILGMPRDPLIK comes from the coding sequence GTGGGCATTGCGCTGACCGACGACCATCGTGAGCTCGCCGGGGTTGCCCGCGGGTTCCTCACCGCGCAGAAGGCCCGGGCCGCCGCCCGGGAACTGCTGGACGCTCCGGAGGAGGCACGTCCGGCGTTCTGGTCCGAGCTGGCCGACCTCGGCTGGCTGGGCCTGCACATCGGCGAGGAGCACGGCGGCTCCGGGTTCGGTCTGCCCGAACTCGTCGTCGTCATCGAGGAACTGGGCCGCGCCGTGGCCCCGGGTCCCTTCGTCCCCACCGTGGTGGCCTCGGCGGTGATCGACCGGGCCGGCAGCGCCGAGCAGAAGGCGCGGCTGCTGCCCGGCCTCATCGACGGATCGGTCACGGCCGCCGTCGGTCTGGGCGGCGCGGTCACGGTCGAGGGCACCACGGCCCAGGGCAACGCCGGCGTGGTGCTCGGCGCCGGCCTCGCCGATCTGCTGCTGCTGGTCGCCGGCGACGACGTGCTGATCGTGGAGCGTGACCGTGCCGGGGTCGACGTGGAGGTTCCGGACAATCTGGATCCCACCCGCCGCTCCGGCCGGGTGCGCCTCGAGGGCGTGTCGGTCGGCGCCGAAGACATCCTCACCGGGGCGCGCGGTGCGGCGCTGGCCCACGCGCGGGCCCTGTTCGCCGCCGAGGCCGTCGGTGGTGCCGGGGACTGCGTGGACAGCGCGGTGGAATACGCCAAGGTCCGCCAGCAGTTCGGCCGGACCATCGCCACGTTCCAGGCCGTCAAGCACCACTGCGCGAACATGGCGGTGGCCGCCGAATCCGCGGTGGCCCTGGTGTGGGATGCCGCACGCGCGCAACAGGATTCCGAGCAGGAGTTCGCGCTGATGGCCGCCGCCTCGGCGGTCTCGGCGTTTGCCGCCTATGTCCGCAACGCGGAGTTGAACATCCAGGTGCACGGCGGGATCGGCTTCACCTGGGAACACGATGCGCACCTGCACCTGCGGCGGGCGATGACCCTGCGGGCGGCGCTGGGCGGTGACGCGCCCTCGGCGGACGTCTTCGACCTCACCGCCGACGGGGTGCGCCGCGCCAACAGCCTGGACCTGCCGGCCGAGGCCGAGGAACTGCGGGTCAGCGTGCGCGCCGACGCCGCCGAACTCGCCAAGCTCGACGAGGCGGACCGGTTGGACCGGCTGATCGCCACCGGCTACGTCATGCCGCACTGGCCCAAGCCGTGGGGCCGCGCCGCCGACGCCGTCGAACAATTGGTGATCGACGAGGAGTTCCGCGCCGCCGGCGTCAAGGGACCCGACTACGGCATCACCGGTTGGGTGATCCTGACCCTCATCCAGCACGGAACCGACTCGCAGATCGAACGATTCGTCGAGAAGGCGCTGCGCCGCGACGAGATCTGGTGCCAGCTGTTCTCCGAGCCGGACGCCGGTTCGGACGCCGCGGCGGTCAAGACCCGCGCGGTCCGCGTCGACGGCGGTTGGAAGATCAACGGGCAGAAGGTGTGGACCAGCGGGGCGCACTACTGCCGCCGCGGCCTGGCCACCGTGCGCACCGACCCCGATGTGCCCAAGCACGCCGGCATCACGACGGTGATCATCGACATGAAGGCCCCCGGCGTCGAGGTCCGGCCGCTGCGGATGATCAGCGGCGGCTCGGAGTTCAACGAGGTGTTCTTCAACGACGTCTTCGTCCCCGACGAGGATGTGGTGGGCGAGCCCAACACCGGCTGGACGGTCGCGCGCGCGACGCTGGGTAACGAGCGGGTGAGCATCGGCGGCGGCGCCGGAATCGCCGGCATCAAACCCGAAACGGTGATCCCGATGGTGACCGAGTACGGAGATCGGGTGGCCGGGGCCAAGATCCGGGCCGGCAACTACCTGGCCGACGACCATGCGATCCGGCTGCTGAACCTGCGGCGGGCCGTGCGCAGCATCGAGGGCGCCGGGCCCGGGCCCGAGGGCAACATCACCAAGCTCAAGCTCGCCGAGCACATGGGCGAGTACGCCGGGATCGCCGGTGCGCTCTCCGGCGCGGACCTCGCCCTGCTGGACGGGCCGACCGCGCTGGTGGCCCAGTTGGCCATGGGCGCCCGCGGAATGGCCATCGCCGGCGGCACCTCGGAGGTCACCCGCAACCAGATCGCGGAGCGGATCCTGGGGATGCCGCGCGATCCGCTGATCAAGTAG
- a CDS encoding SDR family NAD(P)-dependent oxidoreductase: protein MEINGKKAIVVGGASGMGRASAELLKAKGADVAILDREGSDGKDVAEQLGGKFYAVDVTDFEGTEAALAQAVGDLGGLHVIVTTAGGGVGERTLGKKGVHSLDTFRKTIDLNLIATFNISRLAAEHMAKNEPEDEERGVIINTASIAAFEGQIGQVAYTAAKAGIAGMCLTMARDLGSVGVRVLAIAPSLFATGLTKGIPDEFATALTKDAAFPKRLGRPEEYGKLVTAIVENPMLNGQCLRLDAGQRFAPK from the coding sequence ATGGAGATCAACGGCAAGAAGGCCATCGTCGTCGGCGGCGCATCGGGTATGGGGCGTGCCTCGGCCGAGCTGCTCAAGGCCAAGGGCGCCGACGTGGCGATCCTGGACCGCGAGGGCTCGGACGGCAAGGACGTCGCCGAGCAGCTGGGCGGCAAGTTCTACGCGGTGGACGTCACCGACTTCGAGGGCACCGAGGCCGCGCTCGCCCAGGCCGTCGGCGACCTGGGTGGCCTGCACGTCATCGTCACCACCGCCGGTGGCGGCGTGGGCGAGCGGACGCTGGGCAAGAAGGGCGTCCACAGCCTGGACACCTTCCGCAAGACCATCGATCTGAACCTCATCGCGACCTTCAACATCAGCCGGTTGGCGGCCGAGCACATGGCCAAAAATGAGCCCGAGGACGAGGAGCGCGGCGTCATCATCAACACCGCCTCCATCGCGGCGTTCGAGGGCCAGATCGGCCAGGTGGCCTACACCGCGGCCAAGGCCGGCATCGCCGGCATGTGCCTGACCATGGCCCGCGACCTGGGCTCGGTGGGCGTGCGGGTGCTCGCCATCGCGCCGAGCCTGTTCGCGACCGGCCTGACCAAGGGCATCCCGGACGAATTCGCCACCGCGCTGACCAAGGATGCGGCGTTCCCGAAGCGGCTCGGCCGCCCCGAGGAATACGGCAAGCTGGTCACCGCCATCGTCGAGAACCCGATGCTCAACGGCCAGTGCCTGCGGCTGGATGCGGGTCAGCGGTTCGCCCCGAAGTAG